The window TAAAATAAACCCATAGAAATTGAAGTCCATAATTAGGGATTCAATTACAGGGCTAGTAAGCATGTTATGCGAGAGAACATTGATTTCCTGTAGCTCAAGCTCCACAGACACAATCTCCCCCATTTTTTCTTCCATCTATTGCATTTTCTATTGTTAATTACTgtaaaccccccccccccttttcaACACCCAccagaaaaaaagaggaagaaatgcaaaagcTAAAAAGGGAGTCTCGACATAAATCACTGGGTAAAAAAGGGGAACCTCTTGTCGGAGGAGCCTCCTTTCTGGCTGAGGAAGGATCGGAAAAGTGGGGAGTTGACGTCGTAAATCATTGTTGTTGTCGCCGATGAGCTTCCGCAGACGAAAACCCTAGCCCCGCTCTCTCTCTCCTCGTTTCTGCGGTTTCTCGTGCTACACGACCCTCGCGGACGGGGAGATTTTTATGTGTGAGAGGGAGCGAGACTGGATTTTGAATGAAGTTTGTAGGTAGCATTTCTGGTGGGCTGATGATTAATTACATGAGAGGCCCAATTTCAGAGGTCGGCGAAGAAGAAATCAGTTTTGTTTTCTCGAAGGCCCAATGAAACATGCAGATGATCTTCATTTTTCAGAGCTCCAATACAGTGGCACTAGTATTCTCCGAATCAATAcccttttaattttcaaatatatgttccagcaattttattattttacgtGCAAGGAATACTATACTACTCTTTAACACTAGATGACAATTGAGCACttgttaatacatttatagTTCACCTAAACTGTCATGTATATACACATATTAACAAttattatattttcttatatttatatactttcGTTATTTAATCTTATCTGTCAttctttgtatttatttactttctctcattaatcttacattttcaaaaatataataCCTGAAATATATCTTAAAGAGTACCCAGTTGACACTTTTTTTCAAGGATTTTACTGACGGTGCCCATAGAATACACATTAACACATATAATATTCACCTGACCTAACATATTTATACATATGCTAATAATTATTACCCTCTCTTACATTTCTATTTAATCTTATCTACCATTTCTcgtatttttttacttttcttaattaatctttcatttcaaaaaatatgacaCGTGAAATATCTTAACGGATGCCCAACCGTTA is drawn from Coffea arabica cultivar ET-39 chromosome 1c, Coffea Arabica ET-39 HiFi, whole genome shotgun sequence and contains these coding sequences:
- the LOC113732701 gene encoding wound-induced basic protein encodes the protein MIYDVNSPLFRSFLSQKGGSSDKRKNEEQKPKEQKPKASENKPIMTE